The Streptomyces sp. NBC_00102 genome segment TCGAGGGTGTACCGGGCCAGTTCCTGGCCGTTGGTCTCGTCGACGATGCGGCAGAAGGCGTTCTGGACCTCCTGGAACGTCTGTCCGGTGAAGCTGTTCACCGTGAAGACGATCTGGTCGATGTGGACCGGCACCCTCGCCAGGTCCACCAGGATCGCCTCGTCGTCGCCGCCCGATCCGGCACCGCCGACGAGGTTGTCACCGGTGTGCTTGACCGAGCCGTCGTCGCTGACGAGGTGCCGGAAGAACACCACGTCCACCGGCTGCTTGTCGGCGAACAGGACCGCCGAGGCGTCCAGGTCGATCTCGCGGGTGCGCGATCCGAAGAAGCCGCGGCGCGGTGCCGCCTGCCAGCCGAGCCCCATCCGCACCGCGGTCAGGGTTCCCCCGTCCTGCTTCTGCAGGCTGATCGCCTGACCCTTGGTCATGTTGACCGTCACGCGTTGTCCCCTCTCCGCGTCGCTCCGCGTCGTGCTCCGCAACCGTCCGTGTTTGCGGGTTTCCCCGACCCTACGCATGCCGCCCCCGACCGGTACCGATCCGGGGCGTTCTGTGTCGTTCTTGCAACACAGTCGTTCTTGCGACACAGAACGCCGGCCGGAGCCGTCACGGTGCTCGTACCCCCGGTCCGTCAGGCGATACCCGCCTCCTTCATCTGCCGCAGCTCCTTCTTCAGCTCGCCCACCTCGTCGCGCAGGCGTGCGGCGACCTCGAACTGGAGGTCGGCGGCTGCGGCCCGCATCCGCTCGGTCATCTCCTCGATGATCCCGGACAGCTCCTCGGCGGGCCGGTCGCTGGTCACCGCACCCCTGGCGCGGGCCCTGCCGGAGTCCGCCTTGGCCTCCCCCGCCTTGCTCGCCGCCTTGCCGCCGAGCGTGGGCACCGGGGCCTTGGCCCCCTTGGTCTGCCGGTAGCCGGTGCCGAGCAGCTGCTCGGTGTCGACCTCCTCGCGGGCGATGGAGGCGACGATGTCGTTGATCTTCTTGCGGAGCGGCTGCGGGTCGATGCCGCGCTCGGTGTTGTACGCGATCTGCTTCTCGCGGCGCCGGTTGGTCTCGTCGATGGCCTGCGCCATGGCGGGGGTGACCTTGTCCGCGTACATGTGGACCTGGCCGGAGACGTTGCGCGCCGCGCGTCCGATGGTCTGGATGAGCGAGGTGGCCGAGCGCAGGAACCCCTGCTTATCGGCGTCGAGGATCGCGACCAGCGAGACCTCCGGCAGGTCGAGGCCCTCGCGCAGGAGGTTGATGCCGACCAGGACGTCGTACTCGCCGGACCGCAGTTCGCGCAGCAGCTCGATGCGGCGCAGGGTGTCGACGTCGCTGTGGAGGTACCTGACCTGGATACCGAGTTCGAGGAAGTAGTCGGTGAGGTCCTCGGACATCTTCTTGGTGAGGGTGGTGACGAGAACCCGCTCGTCGCGTTCGGTGCGGGTACGGATCTCGTGGACGAGGTCGTCGATCTGGCCCTCGGTGGGCTTGACGACGATCTCCGGGTCGACCAGTCCGGTCGGGCGGATGATCTGCTCCACGAATCCGTCGCCGCGCGAGAGCTCGTAGTTGCCCGGGGTGGCGGAGAGGTAGACGGTCTGCCCGATCCGCTCCTGGAACTCCTCCCACTTCAGGGGGCGGTTGTCCAGCGCGGACGGCAGCCGGAAGCCGTGGTCGACGAGGGTCCGCTTGCGGGAGGCGTCGCCCTCGTACATCGCGCCGATCTGCGGCACGGTGACGTGGGACTCGTCCAGCACCAGCAGGAAGTCCTCGGGGAAGTAGTCGAGGAGGGTGTTCGGGGCGGTGCCGGGCGAGCGGCCGTCGAAGTGCATCGAGTAGTTCTCGACGCCGGAACAGGTGCCGATCTGGCGGAGCATCTCGATGTCGTACGTGGTGCGCATGCGCAGGCGCTGGGCCTCCAGCATCTTGCCCTGCTTCTCCATGGAGGCCAGCCGCTCCCCCAGCTCCTGCTCGATGCCGGTGATCGCCTTCTCCATGCGCTCGGGTCCGGCGACGTAGTGGGTGGCGGGGAAGACGTGCAGCGAGGTGTCCTCGCTGATCACCTCGCCGGTGAGCGGGTGGAGGGTGGAGAGCGCCTCGATCTCGTCGCCGAACATCTCGATGCGGACCGCGAGCTCTTCGTAGACCGGGAAGATCTCGATCGTGTCGCCGCGCACCCGGAAGGTGCCGCGGGTGAACGCGAGGTCGTTGCGGGTGTACTGGATCTCCACGAACCGGCGCAGCAGCTGGTCGCGGTCGATCTCGTCGCCGACCTTGAGCTGGATCATGCGGTCGACGTACTCCTGCGGGGTACCGAGGCCGTAGATGCAGGAGACGGAGGCGACCACGACGACGTCCCGCCGGGTGAGCAGGGAGTTCGTCGCGGAGTGGCGCAGCCGCTCGACCTCCTCGTTGATCGAGGAGTCCTTCTCGATGTAGGTGTCCGACTGCGGGACGTACGCCTCGGGCTGGTAGTAGTCGTAGTACGAGACGAAGTACTCGACGGCGTTGTTCGGGAGCAGCTCGCGGAACTCGTTGGCCAGCTGCGCCGCGAGCGTCTTGTTGGGCGCCATGACGAGGGTCGGCCGCTGAAGCTTCTCGATCATCCAGGCGGTGGTCGCCGATTTACCGGTGCCGGTCGCGCCGAGCAGGACGACATCCTTCTCACCTGCCCGAATGCGCTTTTCGAGCTCGGCGATGGCCGTCGGCTGGTCGCCGCTGGGCTGGTAGGGACTGACGACCTCGAAAGGCGCCACCGAACGTTCGATCTTCGAAACGGGCCGCATGCATCCACCGTACGACCCCCCACTGACATTGATGCTGATACTCAGGTTCCGGTGGTCGTGGCTCTGCCACTGACTGACGCCCTGCTGGGCTGTCCTCAAGTTGTTCTGTCCGGCCGCCGGAACCTGTTCTCATGGCTCCGGCCGGGCGGAACATGACCTGATAGGAGCTTGGTCAGAAGCCCCCTTCAATGTCCTGTCTGCGCCACCCGGCCGGCGCCCACCTCCGGTTGGGAAGGCACTATCAGCATGACATCAGAGGTCGCAGAGGAGACTGTGGACCAGGCTGTGTTCGGCGGGGTCGACTCCCATGCCGACACCGTGCATGTCGCGGTTGTCAGCGACAACGGCGGGCACCTCGCCGATGCCGAGTTCGCCACCACGGCCGCCGGATACGCGGCGGCCCTGGCGTTCCTGGACGCCCATGGCCATGTGAGGGCGATCGGTGTGGAGGGCACTGCCTCCTACGGTGCCGGATTCACCCGTGCCGCCCGCTCACGCGGGCACCGGGTCGTCGAGGTCAACCGGCCCGACCGGGCCGAACGCCGCCGGATCGGCAAGTCCGACCCCATCGATGCTTACGCCGCCGCGCGAGCCGCACTGTCCGGACGGGCTTCCAGCGCGCCCAAGGACGACACCGTCACCGGCATACGGGCCATGCACAACACCGCCCGCTCCGCTGTCAAAGCCCGCACCGCCGCCCTGAACCAGATCACCCACATCCTCATCACCGCCCCCGAGGACATCCGCGCCCGATACGGACAGCTCAAAGGGAATGCCCGCACCGACGCCCTGGCCCGGTTGCGACCGGCCGGAGACGCGGTCCACATTGCGGTCCTCACCGCGCTGAAGAGCCTCGCCCGACGCGTCAACGGACTTGCCGCGGAGCACGAGGCTCTCACCAAGGCGCTGGACAGCGAGGTCACCGCGCACAACCCCGGGCTGCGGGCTGCTTACGGAGTCGGCCCCGACACTGCTGCCCAACTGCTGATCACGGCCGGAGGCAACCCCGAACGCATGCGGACCGAGTCCTCCTTCGCAGCCCTCTGCGGAGCCGCGCCGGTCCCCGCCTCCAGCGGCCGGACCAACCGTCACCGCCTCTCGCGAGGCGGTGACCGGGCAGCCAACGCCGCCCTCTACCGAATCGCCCTCGTCCGCATGTCCAGCGATTCCCGCACCCGCGAGTACGTGGTCCGCCAGACCGCCGCCGGCCGCACGAAGAAGGAGATCATCCGGCTCCTGAAACGGGCCATCGCCCGGGAGATGTTCCGTTGCCTCACCACTACGGTCACCGTTCCCGGCATCGCCGACCTGCGACCCCTGCGGCAGTCCAAGAACATCACCCTCACCACCGCGGCAAGCCACTTCGGCCTCTGGCCGGCCACCATCTCCACTCTCGAACGGGGAATCCGCCGGGACGACGACCTGGCCAGCACCTACCGGGACTGGCTCCAAGCAGCATGAGTCCTCAGAGAACGTCCGACCCCCGGGGCCACTGAAGGCCCTCAGGGGAAAACTTCGGCGGCCGGCCGGCCCGCACGAAGTCGCGGTACTCGTCCTGGACGACGTTCTCGTTGACCCACCGCCCCCGCTCGGCTCCAGTGCGATCTTCGGCAATGATCAGCGCGGCCAGCGGGTCCTCAGCCATGCCCAGGAACCGGCCGAACTCGTCGGCCTCCTCATCAGGATCGAGCGGCGGGAACTCGCCCAGGTCCAGGAAACTCTCACTGCCGACGTCCTCGACCGCGTGGAGATAGACCTCATAGGACGCCTTCGCCGGACGAACCTCTACATAGCGCACGCCGGGACGCTCGGCCGAACTCCACGGCCCAAGGAACTGCTCAACCGCGTGACCCCGCCGCAATGACCCGAGGATGAACACTTCCGCCAAGTACCGCACCCGGCCACCATACGGCGCAACGACCCGCCTCAGGCCCCTCGAAAGACTTGACGACCAATAGGAGCATCAACGGCGGCCGGTCAGCGGCAGCGGGACCTGCGGGCGCTGTCGAAGGCCGGCGCGGTGGCGGAGTCGGACCGGCGCCGGACCGGGAGGGTGCCCGGGGATCCGTCGGTGGGGCGGGTCGTGCCGTTCCGGCCCGGGTCGCCCCCCACGACCAGCGGATCGAACAGCACGATCACCCCGGCGAGCAGCAGGAAGGCCAGCGGCCCGACGAGGAGGGGGACCAGGATCGAGCCGACGGTCTCGCCCCCGGCCTCTCCGGCGGCGCCGGGGTGGAGATGGACCCGGAGCGCGGCCATGCCCGTGTAGTGCATCCCGCTCACGGCGGCGCCCATGACGACGCCGGCACCGAGGCTCGGCAGGAAGCCGTGGAGCGAGACCGCGGCCCAGAGCGCGACGGTCGCGGCGACCACGGCGATGAGGACGGAGAGGGTCACGGTGGCCGTCGAGTACGCGAACCGCCCCTGGAAGTCCATGGCCGCCATGCCGAGGTAGTGCATGGAGGCGACCCCGAGGCCGGTGATGGTGCCGCCGGTGACCAGGGCCAGCGGAGTCGCGCCCCGGTAACCCACGATGAAGATGCCGATACCGACCATGACGATCGCCACGGCGAGGCTCGCGAACATCAGCGGCAGGTCGTACCGGATCGTGGCGCCGCCGATGCGGAACCCCATCATCGCGATGAAGTGCATGGTCCAGATGCCGGAGCCGATGGACGTGGCGCCGAGCGCGAGCCATCCGGCCCGGTGCGGGCGGCGGTCGGGATTCGGCCCCGCGGGGAGGGACCGGGCGCCGCGGACGGACCGGACGGTGCAGCGCAGCCCGAGCGCGGCGCCGAGGCAGGCCATGAGGAAAGCCGCGACCGGGGTCACGAGGCCGTAGGAGAAGCCGTCGACTGTGCCCTGCATGCTGGATACGCCCTTCAGGAAAACGCGGTGCTGGTGGTGCTCTGCCGGTCGGCGGGCGGGTCTGGGCCCGTGGCTCCCGTCGACCGGGGGAAGCCGCCCGTCGCGGACGGGTGCCGCTCGGTCGAAGGATCGGGACGCGCGGGTCCCGGCGGGGTCTCCGCGGGGGCGGAGTTCCGCCGGAAACCGGGAGCCCCGGCAAGCGAACACAAGGGCGGCATTTTATCGCCCGAGAACTGGAGCGGTGGAGAAAAGGCCCCCCATGATCCGGTCCTCACCACTTCTCCCCCGGGTGAGTGCGACCGTCACAATCCTGCGACTCGGCGCGCACCGTCGGGCCCGGAAACCGGGGCGGGCGAGAGACGTGCCGGCTTCGGACACCGGTGCAGGCCGTCCGGACGGGCACCGGTGTCGGTGGCGGGCTCTACCGTGTCGGTATGACGAACGGCGCACCTTCCGTGGAGTGGTCCGTCGTGGCGAGCCCCATCGGCCCCCTGATGCTCGCGGCGACCGGCACCGGTCTGGTCTCCGTGTCCTTCCACGCCCGGCCGCCGGTGCGGGAGCGGACGCTGGCGATGCTGCGGGACCGGCTCGGCGCGGAGCCGGTGGAGTACGGCGGTTCCGCGGTGCTCACCGAGGCGGGACGCCTGCTCGACGCGTACTTCGACGGCACCGTGAAGACGTTCGACCTTCCACTGGACTGGTCGCTGACCTCGGGCTTCCACCGCCGGGTCCTCCAGGAGTTGGCCACCGGCGTTCCGTACGGCACGCTCGTCGGTTACGGCGAGCTCGCAGCCCGGGTGGGGCGGCCGGACGGGGCGCAGGCGGTGGGGGCGGCCATGGGGGCCAATCCGCTGCCGGTCGTCGTGCCGTGCCACCGGGTGGTGGAGAGCGGCGGCGGGCTCGGGGGGTTCGGCGGCGGGCTGGAGACGAAGCGGCGGCTGCTGGAGCTGGAGGGCGTGCTGCCCCGGCCGCTCTTCTGACCCGGCGGTCGTGGCCGCCACGACCGCGGCCGGGGCCCGGGGGTCACTCCTTCTCACGGAACCCGGTCCACGCCGGGTGGCGGGGGTCGTCCGCGCGGACCACGGCGTCGGCCAGGTCGGCGGGGGCGGTCTCGTCCTCGTACCGGGCGAAGGCGGGCAGGGTCCACCGCTCCCGCTCGTCCGTGCGCCGTCGCAACGCGCCGGGCGAGAGCCGGACATGGACCGAGAGGTCGAACGGGTACCACTGCCCCAGCAGCAACGGCCCGTGCAGCACCAGCACTCCGCCTTCGGGGAGGTGGTGGTAAGGGCTGCGGGTGGCCCGGTCGGTGACGGGATCCCAGAGGTCGGGCAGGACCCGTCCGCTGCCGCCCGCTTCGAGCGGCCCGAACACCTCGCGCCAGAGCGCGCCGGTGTCGAACCAGCCCCGCGCGTACGAGTCGGGGTCCTGTTTTCCGTACTCGTACCGCAGGCTCGCCGGGCGCAGGAAGCCCTCGGCAGGGACGACGAGTACGGCGCGTCCGCGCAGTCGCAGGGCCTCGGCGAGGCTTTCGGCCAGGGGGCCGGTGCCCGCGGCGCGGGCGCCGTCGACGCCGATCCTGAGCCAGGGCCCGCCGCCGTCCGGGGTCAGCCCGTCGGCGTGCACGGCGAGGACGTCGGCCAGCCGGTCCCAGGTGATCGCTTCGAGTCGCACCGGTTCATCATCCACCGGGCGCATCGGCCGGGGGCGGGGGGCCGGGGGGCAGCTCAGCCGCCGCGCAGTTCCGTGGCGAGCGGGCTCTCGCCGCACACCTCGATCCGGCCGTCCTTCACCGCCTGCCCGAAGGTGACCTCGTCCCGGCCCATGGCAAGGCAGAGTTCGGCGTCCAGGACGATACGGGCGTCGGCGCGGGGGTCGGCGCCGTAGCCGTAGACCTCCTCGCCGGGCGGCACGGAGCCCGTGCGTACGTGGAACTCACCCTCGTCCAGGTGCACTTCGACCACACCGGAGTGGGCGGTCGCGGCCAGGGAGCGGCGCAGCGGGAGGGCGAACCAGTGGGCGCGGACGGCGTCGGTGGGGCGGCGTTCCTCCAGGGCGGGCGCGCCCCACCGCGCGAGGGCGGTGAGCACGGGCAGCAGTTCCCTGCCCCGGGTGGTGAGTTCGTAGACGGAGGCGGCCGCCGGGGGCGGCAGCTTGCGGCGCAGCGCGAGTCCGCCCTGCTCCATGTCCTTGAGACGGGAGGCGAGGACGTCCGTGCTGACCCCCGGCAGGTCCGCGTGCAGATCGGTGTAGCGGCGCGGTCCGGCCAGCAGTTCACGGACGATCAGCAGGGTCCACCGGTCCCCGACGGAGTCCAGGGCTCGGGCGGTGGCGCAGAACTGGTCGTAACTGCGACGGCGTACGGGGCGCGCTGCTGGCTGCTGCTGACGTGGCATACGACGCAGTCTAGACATGTTGTTGGACTTTCCAAGGTCCGGCTTGGTAAAACCAAGTATCGCAATCGGCAGGGGAGGAACCGCATGGAGTTCCGGCAGTCCAGCAAGCTCGACGAGGTCTGTTACGAGATCCGAGGCCCGGTCATCGAGCAGGCGAACGCACTGGAGGAGGCGGGCCACAGCGTGCTCCGCCTCAACACCGGCAACCCCGCGCTGTTCGGCTTCGAGGCGCCCGAGGAGATCGTCCAGGACATGATCCGGATGCTCCCCCAGGCGCACGGCTACACCGATTCGCGCGGCATCCTCTCCGCCCGCCGCGCGGTGGCCCAGCGCTACCAGGCGATGGGTCTGCCGGACGTCGACGTGGACGACATCTTCCTCGGCAACGGCGTCTCCGAGCTGATCTCCATGGCCGTCCAGGCGTTCCTGGAGGACGGCGACGAGGTGCTCGTACCGAGCCCCGACTACCCGCTCTGGACGGCGGTGATCACCCTCGCGGGCGGCAAGGCCGTCCACTACACCTGCGACGAGCAGTCGGACTGGAACCCGGACCTCGCCGACATGGCCTCGAAGATCACCGACCGCACCAGGGCCGTGGTGATCATCAACCCCAACAACCCCACCGGCGCGGTCTATTCGAAGGAGACCCTGGAGGGCATCCTCGATCTGGCCCGCCGCCACGGGCTGCTGGTCTACGCCGACGAGATCTACGACCAGATCCTCTACGACGACGCCGTGCACCACCCGGTCGCGTCCCTCGCCCCGGACCTGCTCACCCTCACCTTCAGCGGGCTGTCGAAGACGTACCGGGTCGCCGGGTTCCGCTCGGGCTGGCTGGTGGTCTCGGGTCCGCAGGATCACGCGCGGGGCTACCTCGAAGGCCTCACCACACTGGCCTCCATGCGGCTGTGCGCCAACGCCCCCGCGCAGTACGCCATCCAGGCCGCGCTCGGCGGCCGGCAGACGATCCGGGAACTCGTAGCCCCGGGCGGCCGGCTGCACGAGCAGCGCGACCGGGCCTGGCAGAAGCTGAACGAGATCCCCGGGGTGTCCTGCGTGAAGCCGAAGGGGGCGCTCTACGCGTTCCCGCGGATCGACCCGAAGGTGCACGACATCGTCGACGACGAACGGTTCGTGCTCGATCTGCTGCTGCGGGAGAAGATCCAGGTGGTGCAGGGCACCGGTTTCAACTGGCCCCGGCCCGACCACTTCCGCATCCTGACGCTGCCGCACGCCGACGACCTCGACGCCGCCATCAGCCGCATCGGGCGCTTCCTGGAGGGGTACCGGCAGTGAACCGGGGTCCCTCCCCGGCTCTTCGCGCCCTGGCCCTTCCCGTCCCCCGGCTCTCCCGCAGCCCCGGGCTCCTCGCACCTCGGAAAGCGTCGGGAGACCGATCGCTTGGGTTTTGCCGGTGTCGGCTCCGTATCGAGAGCATGGACGGCCTCCATCCGGACGAGCGCATCCCCTCTTGCCCGGCGCGGTCGAGCGATCGCCTGCACCACGTCACGGGACACGACCCGTCCGTCCCGTCCGACGTACAGTGCCGCGTCCCGTCGAGTCGGTACTCCGTGCTCCCGTGACTCGGCCCGTCACTGTCCGGCGGGCAAGGAGGCCAGGAGCGTCTGCGCGATCGCCAGGTCGTGGCTCTTGGCCGTCTCGCCGAAGGAAAGGATTCGGCGCAAGCCGGCGCGGGCTTCCTCCGTCTCTCCGAGTTTGACCAGCACCTCCGCGAGGTCCAGGAGGATGCTGCTCTCGGCGTAGGGGATGCCGACGCGCTGCACGTGGAGCAGGCCGCTTCGAAATTGCTCGGCGGCCTCGCGCCACCGTCCCAGGGCGGCGTAGTCGCGGCCGAGCCCGCTGATCGTCCTGGCGCGGACGTGAGCGGCGATGTCCTGGCGCATCGGGGAGTCGGGTGCGTCCAGGAGGGCGATGAGAGGATCGTGCAGGGCCATGCTTTCCTCGACGCGGCCCATGTCGCGCAGGGCGGCCCGGTAGGACTGCATGGCGACCAGCCAGTTCTTGTGGTCGCCTGCGCCTTCCGACAGCTCCATGGCGGCGCGCGATTTTTCCATGAACGCCTGGAACTCACCGAGTTGTTTGTGCGGTGACGTCGCCATGAGCAGGGCCCAGGCCTGCTGTGAGGTGTCCCCGGCTCTACGGGCACACTCCAGTGCCTGATCGGCGCGGTCGATGGCCTCCCGATACCTGCCCTCGTACCCCAGTGTCCAGGCATAGTTGCTGAGATGGGATGCCTGCCTGCCGGGGTCCCCGAGTGCGGTGGCGGCCTCGCTGGACAGACGGTAGACCTCACTCCAGAGGCGCCAGCCGTCCCAGCCACCGCCGAGAACCTCCAGAGCCTCGGCGGTCTCCGCGACGCGGACGTGCTCGCCGCGCGCGGCAGCGCCCTGCAGGGCGGCGAACCAGGCGGCACTCTCACTCACGAGCCAGTTCCGGGCCTGCTCGGCGTTCTCCGACAGGACCAGTCCCTGACCGGCGGACGATGGCGGCCGCTGCCCGTCCTTGAACCGGAGACCAGCCGTCGTGGCGGTGTCCAACAGCCAGTCCCTCAACCGCGCCTCTGCCGCGTCGCGCTCCGCGACCCCTTCCTCCCGCAGCCGGGCGCGCGCGAACAGCCTGAGCAGATCGTGCAGTTGATAGCGGCCCGTGAAGGTGGCCTGGAGCAGTCCGGCCTCCACGAGTTCCGCCATCACGTCCTCGGCGTCGAACACCGCGGTACGGCTCAGAGCGGCGCCGTAAGCGGCAGTCATGTCCGGACTCGGGACCACGCTCAGCAGCCGGAGCATCCTGGCCGCCTGCCCGGTCAGCTGCCGGTAGGACAGTTCGAACGCCGCCTCCACCCGCACGTCGCCCGCGGTCAGCGCCCCCAGGGCGCGCTCCTCGTCGGACAACCGATGCACCAGATGGCCAACGCTCCACCCGGAACGCACCGTGAGCCAATTGCCCGCCACCCGCAAGGCCAACGGAAGCCGCCCGCACAGTTCCGCCACCTCGGCCACGGCCCCGGCTTCGGCCCGCTGGGTCCCCAGGATCCGGCGCAGCAACTCCACCGCCTCCTCCTGCGCCAGCCCCGACAGCGCGAGCCGGTCCACGTCTTCCAGGCCCGACAGCGGTCGCCGACTCGTCACCAGTACGAGACTGTGCCCACCGGCAGGCAGCAGTGGCCGCACCTGCCCCTCGTCACGGGCGTTGTCCAACACCACCAGACACCGGCGGTCGCCCAACAGCGACCGCAGCAACCCGGCCCGGCCCGACGCGTCCAACTGCGCCAACTGGTACTCGGTCACCCCGAGGGACTTCAGGAGTCTCAGCAGGGCCTCGCCCGAATCCATCGGGCTCTCCACCCCGTGCAGATCCACCACGAAGCAGCCGTCGGGAAACGCGTCCGCCAGGTCCGCCGCCGCCTTCAACGCCAGCGTCGTCTTCCCGCACCCCGGAGGACCGGACACCACGTACACCGACACCCCGGCACCGGCGACCGCCCGCCCCGCGGCGTCTCTCAACCGGGACATCTCCGCCTCACGTCCCGAGAAGTCCCCCACCGATCTCGGCAGCGCCGTCCCCGCGGCGGCCACCGACTGCTCCGGACGTACCGACACGGCCGCGGCGAGCAGCGCCTCGCGATCCGCGTCCGTCAGCGCCAGTCCCTCCGCAAGTGCCGCCACCGTACGTCGTCGTGGTGCCCGGCTGCGCAGACGCTCCATATCGCTGATCGCCCGAACACTCACCCCCGACGCCTCGGCCAGCCCCTCGATCGTCAGAAGACGCTTCTGCCGAAAACCGCGCAGAACAAGCCCGAACGGCATCTCTTCAGCCACGGTGCTCCCCCAGGACCGGATCCCGCCCGGTGATCCCGATGACAGCGTCGAGGCCGGGAACGACGTCGTACAGGTTCTTGCCATCCGCCCGTGCGGCTTCCGGGGCCTTCGGATCCTCAGACATGAAAGAGATCTTCTCAAGGATCACGGGGGCTGACAGCGGCGCGACGACCGTCACGCCGCAGCGGGCACCCCGGATCGGT includes the following:
- a CDS encoding TerD family protein; this translates as MTVNMTKGQAISLQKQDGGTLTAVRMGLGWQAAPRRGFFGSRTREIDLDASAVLFADKQPVDVVFFRHLVSDDGSVKHTGDNLVGGAGSGGDDEAILVDLARVPVHIDQIVFTVNSFTGQTFQEVQNAFCRIVDETNGQELARYTLDGGGQYTAQIMAKVHRAGGGWQMTALGNPANGRTFQDLMPAILPHL
- the uvrB gene encoding excinuclease ABC subunit UvrB encodes the protein MRPVSKIERSVAPFEVVSPYQPSGDQPTAIAELEKRIRAGEKDVVLLGATGTGKSATTAWMIEKLQRPTLVMAPNKTLAAQLANEFRELLPNNAVEYFVSYYDYYQPEAYVPQSDTYIEKDSSINEEVERLRHSATNSLLTRRDVVVVASVSCIYGLGTPQEYVDRMIQLKVGDEIDRDQLLRRFVEIQYTRNDLAFTRGTFRVRGDTIEIFPVYEELAVRIEMFGDEIEALSTLHPLTGEVISEDTSLHVFPATHYVAGPERMEKAITGIEQELGERLASMEKQGKMLEAQRLRMRTTYDIEMLRQIGTCSGVENYSMHFDGRSPGTAPNTLLDYFPEDFLLVLDESHVTVPQIGAMYEGDASRKRTLVDHGFRLPSALDNRPLKWEEFQERIGQTVYLSATPGNYELSRGDGFVEQIIRPTGLVDPEIVVKPTEGQIDDLVHEIRTRTERDERVLVTTLTKKMSEDLTDYFLELGIQVRYLHSDVDTLRRIELLRELRSGEYDVLVGINLLREGLDLPEVSLVAILDADKQGFLRSATSLIQTIGRAARNVSGQVHMYADKVTPAMAQAIDETNRRREKQIAYNTERGIDPQPLRKKINDIVASIAREEVDTEQLLGTGYRQTKGAKAPVPTLGGKAASKAGEAKADSGRARARGAVTSDRPAEELSGIIEEMTERMRAAAADLQFEVAARLRDEVGELKKELRQMKEAGIA
- a CDS encoding IS110 family transposase produces the protein MDQAVFGGVDSHADTVHVAVVSDNGGHLADAEFATTAAGYAAALAFLDAHGHVRAIGVEGTASYGAGFTRAARSRGHRVVEVNRPDRAERRRIGKSDPIDAYAAARAALSGRASSAPKDDTVTGIRAMHNTARSAVKARTAALNQITHILITAPEDIRARYGQLKGNARTDALARLRPAGDAVHIAVLTALKSLARRVNGLAAEHEALTKALDSEVTAHNPGLRAAYGVGPDTAAQLLITAGGNPERMRTESSFAALCGAAPVPASSGRTNRHRLSRGGDRAANAALYRIALVRMSSDSRTREYVVRQTAAGRTKKEIIRLLKRAIAREMFRCLTTTVTVPGIADLRPLRQSKNITLTTAASHFGLWPATISTLERGIRRDDDLASTYRDWLQAA
- a CDS encoding MHYT domain-containing protein, translated to MQGTVDGFSYGLVTPVAAFLMACLGAALGLRCTVRSVRGARSLPAGPNPDRRPHRAGWLALGATSIGSGIWTMHFIAMMGFRIGGATIRYDLPLMFASLAVAIVMVGIGIFIVGYRGATPLALVTGGTITGLGVASMHYLGMAAMDFQGRFAYSTATVTLSVLIAVVAATVALWAAVSLHGFLPSLGAGVVMGAAVSGMHYTGMAALRVHLHPGAAGEAGGETVGSILVPLLVGPLAFLLLAGVIVLFDPLVVGGDPGRNGTTRPTDGSPGTLPVRRRSDSATAPAFDSARRSRCR
- a CDS encoding methylated-DNA--[protein]-cysteine S-methyltransferase → MTNGAPSVEWSVVASPIGPLMLAATGTGLVSVSFHARPPVRERTLAMLRDRLGAEPVEYGGSAVLTEAGRLLDAYFDGTVKTFDLPLDWSLTSGFHRRVLQELATGVPYGTLVGYGELAARVGRPDGAQAVGAAMGANPLPVVVPCHRVVESGGGLGGFGGGLETKRRLLELEGVLPRPLF
- a CDS encoding uridine kinase; amino-acid sequence: MRLEAITWDRLADVLAVHADGLTPDGGGPWLRIGVDGARAAGTGPLAESLAEALRLRGRAVLVVPAEGFLRPASLRYEYGKQDPDSYARGWFDTGALWREVFGPLEAGGSGRVLPDLWDPVTDRATRSPYHHLPEGGVLVLHGPLLLGQWYPFDLSVHVRLSPGALRRRTDERERWTLPAFARYEDETAPADLADAVVRADDPRHPAWTGFREKE
- a CDS encoding helix-turn-helix domain-containing protein, encoding MPRQQQPAARPVRRRSYDQFCATARALDSVGDRWTLLIVRELLAGPRRYTDLHADLPGVSTDVLASRLKDMEQGGLALRRKLPPPAAASVYELTTRGRELLPVLTALARWGAPALEERRPTDAVRAHWFALPLRRSLAATAHSGVVEVHLDEGEFHVRTGSVPPGEEVYGYGADPRADARIVLDAELCLAMGRDEVTFGQAVKDGRIEVCGESPLATELRGG
- a CDS encoding pyridoxal phosphate-dependent aminotransferase; its protein translation is MEFRQSSKLDEVCYEIRGPVIEQANALEEAGHSVLRLNTGNPALFGFEAPEEIVQDMIRMLPQAHGYTDSRGILSARRAVAQRYQAMGLPDVDVDDIFLGNGVSELISMAVQAFLEDGDEVLVPSPDYPLWTAVITLAGGKAVHYTCDEQSDWNPDLADMASKITDRTRAVVIINPNNPTGAVYSKETLEGILDLARRHGLLVYADEIYDQILYDDAVHHPVASLAPDLLTLTFSGLSKTYRVAGFRSGWLVVSGPQDHARGYLEGLTTLASMRLCANAPAQYAIQAALGGRQTIRELVAPGGRLHEQRDRAWQKLNEIPGVSCVKPKGALYAFPRIDPKVHDIVDDERFVLDLLLREKIQVVQGTGFNWPRPDHFRILTLPHADDLDAAISRIGRFLEGYRQ
- a CDS encoding XRE family transcriptional regulator, which produces MAEEMPFGLVLRGFRQKRLLTIEGLAEASGVSVRAISDMERLRSRAPRRRTVAALAEGLALTDADREALLAAAVSVRPEQSVAAAGTALPRSVGDFSGREAEMSRLRDAAGRAVAGAGVSVYVVSGPPGCGKTTLALKAAADLADAFPDGCFVVDLHGVESPMDSGEALLRLLKSLGVTEYQLAQLDASGRAGLLRSLLGDRRCLVVLDNARDEGQVRPLLPAGGHSLVLVTSRRPLSGLEDVDRLALSGLAQEEAVELLRRILGTQRAEAGAVAEVAELCGRLPLALRVAGNWLTVRSGWSVGHLVHRLSDEERALGALTAGDVRVEAAFELSYRQLTGQAARMLRLLSVVPSPDMTAAYGAALSRTAVFDAEDVMAELVEAGLLQATFTGRYQLHDLLRLFARARLREEGVAERDAAEARLRDWLLDTATTAGLRFKDGQRPPSSAGQGLVLSENAEQARNWLVSESAAWFAALQGAAARGEHVRVAETAEALEVLGGGWDGWRLWSEVYRLSSEAATALGDPGRQASHLSNYAWTLGYEGRYREAIDRADQALECARRAGDTSQQAWALLMATSPHKQLGEFQAFMEKSRAAMELSEGAGDHKNWLVAMQSYRAALRDMGRVEESMALHDPLIALLDAPDSPMRQDIAAHVRARTISGLGRDYAALGRWREAAEQFRSGLLHVQRVGIPYAESSILLDLAEVLVKLGETEEARAGLRRILSFGETAKSHDLAIAQTLLASLPAGQ